A part of Bubalus bubalis isolate 160015118507 breed Murrah chromosome 6, NDDB_SH_1, whole genome shotgun sequence genomic DNA contains:
- the MRPS21 gene encoding 28S ribosomal protein S21, mitochondrial encodes MAKHLKFIARTVMVQEGNVEGAYRTLNRILTMDGLIEDIKRRRYYEKPCRRRQRESYETCRRIYNMEMARKINFLMRKNRADPWQGC; translated from the exons ATGGCAAAACATCTGAAGTTCATTGCCAGGACTGTGATGGTACAAGAAGGGAACGTGGAAGGTGCATACAGGACTCTAAACAG AATCCTTACCATGGATGGGCTCATTGAGGACATAAAGCGACGTCGGTATTATGAGAAGCCTTGCCGTCGACGACAGAGGGAAAGCTATGAAACCTGCCGGCGGATCTACAACATGGAAATGGCTCGCAAGATCAACTTCTTGATGCGAAAGAATCGGGCGGATCCATGGCAGGGCTGCTGA
- the CIART gene encoding circadian-associated transcriptional repressor isoform X2, with product MDSPSSVSSYSSYSLSSSFSTSPVNSDFGSPSDSEGEDKWAPGPKPDTVGQKEGSRPSPGPIRCRQRPKVSSNQHVASHSEQRGLASSMSGSGIKRSRDGELETCINIQGCTTEGDLLFAQKCKELQGFIPPLTDLLKGLKMGRFERGLSTFQQSVAMDRIQRILGVLKKPQMGERYLGTLLQVEGMLKTWFPHIAAQKSSLGSSRHQLTKYFPSHHSYPAASSPAPSMEKMDQTQLGQLVLKPKQPWHLTEWPAMNLTWIHTTPICNPPLSSPGTISFSHGPLGTGTSIGVILFLQHGVQPLTHSAPITPVPSTTASPVIPGNHQKLSAEGSYYHNLPVTLPSNCSCALSPPGLPASTREVTTGHLEQMRGHPPVAPAVHPLDP from the exons ATGGATTCTCCATCTAGCGTTTCTTCCTATTCTTCCTACTCTCTTTCGTCCTCTTTTTCCACCTCCCCAGTGAACAGTGACTTTGGCTCCCCCTCTGATAGTGAGGGGGAGGACAAGTGGGCTCCTGGCCCCAAGCCAGACACTGTTGGGCAGAAGGAAGGTTCTCGGCCCAGCCCTGGTCCTATCCGCTGCAGGCAACGACCCAAGGTTTCCAGTAACCAACATGTAGCATCTCACTCGGAACAGCGGGGCTTGGCTTCTTCTATGTCAGGATCTGGGATCAAAAGATCAAGAGATGGTGAACTGGAGACCTGTATAAACATCCAGGGTTGTACCACAGAAGGAGACCTGCTCTTTGCtcagaag TGTAAAGAGCTCCAAGGATTCATACCCCCTCTCACAGACCTACTGAAGGGGCTGAAGATGGGTCGATTTGAGAGAG GACTGAGCACTTTCCAGCAGAGTGTGGCAATGGACAGGATCCAGCGTATCTTAGGAGTTTTGAAGAAGCCACAGATGGG AGAGCGTTATCTAGGAACTCTGTTACAGGTGGAAGGAATGTTAAAGACCTGGTTTCCTCATATAGCTGCCCAGAAGTCATCATTGGGTAGTAGCAGGCACCAGCTGACCAAG TATTTTCCCAGCCACCACAGTTACCCAGCTGCTTCCTCTCCTGCACCTTCCATGGAAAAGATGGACCAGACACAGCTAGGACAGCTAGTATTAAAACCAAAGCAGCCTTGGCACCTCACCGAATGGCCAGCTATGAACCTCACTTGGATCCACACTACTCCAATTTGCAATCCCCCTCTCAGTTCCCCAGGTACCATCTCCTTTAGCCATGGTCCTTTAGGCACTGGAACCAGCATTGGTGTCATCCTTTTCCTCCAGCATGGAGTACAGCCCTTGACTCACTCAGCCCCAATCACTCCAGTTCCATCTACGACAGCATCTCCTGTCATCCCTGGTAATCATCAGAAACTATCTGCAGAGGGGTCTTATTATCACAATTTGCCAGTAACTCTGCCATCAAACTGTAGCTGTGCCCTTTCCCCTCCTGGTCTGCCCGCCTCGACCAGAGAGGTGACCACAGGACACCTGGAACAGATGAGAGGCCATCCTCCAGTTGCTCCTGCTGTCCATCCTCTCGACCCCTAA
- the CIART gene encoding circadian-associated transcriptional repressor isoform X1, whose protein sequence is MAIRKLQVPIFGYSGSCSPDPASEPMDSPSSVSSYSSYSLSSSFSTSPVNSDFGSPSDSEGEDKWAPGPKPDTVGQKEGSRPSPGPIRCRQRPKVSSNQHVASHSEQRGLASSMSGSGIKRSRDGELETCINIQGCTTEGDLLFAQKCKELQGFIPPLTDLLKGLKMGRFERGLSTFQQSVAMDRIQRILGVLKKPQMGERYLGTLLQVEGMLKTWFPHIAAQKSSLGSSRHQLTKYFPSHHSYPAASSPAPSMEKMDQTQLGQLVLKPKQPWHLTEWPAMNLTWIHTTPICNPPLSSPGTISFSHGPLGTGTSIGVILFLQHGVQPLTHSAPITPVPSTTASPVIPGNHQKLSAEGSYYHNLPVTLPSNCSCALSPPGLPASTREVTTGHLEQMRGHPPVAPAVHPLDP, encoded by the exons ATGGCGATCAGAAAG TTGCAGGTCCCGATCTTTGGGTACTCCGGGAGCTGCTCTCCAGACCCTGCTTCTGAACCTATGGATTCTCCATCTAGCGTTTCTTCCTATTCTTCCTACTCTCTTTCGTCCTCTTTTTCCACCTCCCCAGTGAACAGTGACTTTGGCTCCCCCTCTGATAGTGAGGGGGAGGACAAGTGGGCTCCTGGCCCCAAGCCAGACACTGTTGGGCAGAAGGAAGGTTCTCGGCCCAGCCCTGGTCCTATCCGCTGCAGGCAACGACCCAAGGTTTCCAGTAACCAACATGTAGCATCTCACTCGGAACAGCGGGGCTTGGCTTCTTCTATGTCAGGATCTGGGATCAAAAGATCAAGAGATGGTGAACTGGAGACCTGTATAAACATCCAGGGTTGTACCACAGAAGGAGACCTGCTCTTTGCtcagaag TGTAAAGAGCTCCAAGGATTCATACCCCCTCTCACAGACCTACTGAAGGGGCTGAAGATGGGTCGATTTGAGAGAG GACTGAGCACTTTCCAGCAGAGTGTGGCAATGGACAGGATCCAGCGTATCTTAGGAGTTTTGAAGAAGCCACAGATGGG AGAGCGTTATCTAGGAACTCTGTTACAGGTGGAAGGAATGTTAAAGACCTGGTTTCCTCATATAGCTGCCCAGAAGTCATCATTGGGTAGTAGCAGGCACCAGCTGACCAAG TATTTTCCCAGCCACCACAGTTACCCAGCTGCTTCCTCTCCTGCACCTTCCATGGAAAAGATGGACCAGACACAGCTAGGACAGCTAGTATTAAAACCAAAGCAGCCTTGGCACCTCACCGAATGGCCAGCTATGAACCTCACTTGGATCCACACTACTCCAATTTGCAATCCCCCTCTCAGTTCCCCAGGTACCATCTCCTTTAGCCATGGTCCTTTAGGCACTGGAACCAGCATTGGTGTCATCCTTTTCCTCCAGCATGGAGTACAGCCCTTGACTCACTCAGCCCCAATCACTCCAGTTCCATCTACGACAGCATCTCCTGTCATCCCTGGTAATCATCAGAAACTATCTGCAGAGGGGTCTTATTATCACAATTTGCCAGTAACTCTGCCATCAAACTGTAGCTGTGCCCTTTCCCCTCCTGGTCTGCCCGCCTCGACCAGAGAGGTGACCACAGGACACCTGGAACAGATGAGAGGCCATCCTCCAGTTGCTCCTGCTGTCCATCCTCTCGACCCCTAA